The sequence AAACACCTGCGAGATTGGTTTCAGCTTTTGTTGCAACCTGAGAAAAAGTCAGATAGGCAATCATTATAGTAAGAGTAAAGGAAAGCTCTCGCTTTATCATTTTCAAAAATTTGTCTTTGTCTCTTCAAACATGATGCTATAACAATGAAAAGTATCAATTATTTCGATGAGTATACGTAATAACCCCCTAAAATATTTCGTTAATAGAATTAATCGAAGAAATAGTTTTCATATTCAAATCTTCAATCTTTGTATGAGAATTACCCAATGATGTCAAATACAAAGCTCATATGGTTCAATCCCGATTCAAGATTTTATGAGTCTGGTTTTTATGGGGATTACAAATCAATCACTAGAAACAGTCAAAATAGTGACCGATTCGAAGTATTGTATGAATTTACCGAAGAGACTGTACGCCTAGTTGATAAAATTTTATCTTCCCTTAATAAAGCTCACACATATTCTAGAACTCTCAATTTATAGTCGGGGTAAATTGATAATTTAGCCTTCGATGAAAAAGTGGTTTTTAATTCTCCTAGCCGTAGGTGCTTGTAGTCCTAAAATAGTTTCGTACGTCAATTCTAAAGCTGATTTCAAGAATTTTGAAACATACCGGCTTGTAAGTGCTAAACTGGAATCGAAAAACGTCACTCCAGAAAGCACTTTGCTACTTGATCAAATCAAGGAGAATATTCATAATCAAATGTCGAAACGTAACTACCAAAAATCCAGTGTTTCCCCTGATCTTACTTTAAGATATGAAATTTCCTCTTCCACAAGAGTAGAATCTAGTAATCAGACAAGTCCGTATTTTTCAAGAAATCAGTTTTCCAGCAGAACGATCTACGAATCAGTTCTCTTATTGGAGCTCTTCGATCAAAAAAAGAAATTAGTTTGGCAAGGCAGCTATGATCTAAAACAGGAAAGAAAGGAAAAAAAAGCTACTCGAGCCATCGAAAAAGCAGTGGCCTATACTTTCACATCATATCCTTATAATGCACTATCAAGTCAGCAAGATGAAGCCTTGAAAATTGTTGTAAAGAAAAAGAAAAAATAATGACAGACTATGGATTTTGGTCTTTGATACCACCCCTATTGGCAATTGGACTAGCTATAAAGACTAAACAAGTCGTTTTTTCTCTTTCACTAGGAATACTTGTTGGCTATTTAATTATTCAGCAAGGAAATATCTTGGAGGGATCCTTAGCAACTATTGGGGCATTTGTTGAAGTCTTTCAAAGCAAAGGGAATACAAGAACCATTATCTTGACCTTAATCATTGGTGCACTGATACAACTAATTAAATATTCGGGAGGTATAAATGGATTTATCAACTGGGTTCAAAAAAGACTATCGGGGCAAAAAAACTTCAAGGGTAAAATTCAAGCTGCTTCGGCCCTGACAGGGTTTCTAATCTTTGTAGAATCTAATATCTCCATTCTCACTGTAGGTACTATTTTCAGACCTCTTTTTGATAAGCATAAATTGCCCAGAGAAAAATTAGCTTACCTCGCAGATTCAAGTTCAGCTCCGTCATGTGTTTTGTTTCCTTTGAATGCATGGGGAGCTTACGTAATGGGATTATTATTAGCATTTCCAAATATTGATCCTTTCAAAACACTGGTTTATTCTATTCCTTTTAACTTTTATGCCATATTGACATTAGTCTTTGTATTCTGGCTTTCGCTTTCTGGTA is a genomic window of Marinobacter alexandrii containing:
- a CDS encoding DUF4136 domain-containing protein, coding for MKKWFLILLAVGACSPKIVSYVNSKADFKNFETYRLVSAKLESKNVTPESTLLLDQIKENIHNQMSKRNYQKSSVSPDLTLRYEISSSTRVESSNQTSPYFSRNQFSSRTIYESVLLLELFDQKKKLVWQGSYDLKQERKEKKATRAIEKAVAYTFTSYPYNALSSQQDEALKIVVKKKKK